One stretch of Urocitellus parryii isolate mUroPar1 chromosome 12, mUroPar1.hap1, whole genome shotgun sequence DNA includes these proteins:
- the Mob1a gene encoding MOB kinase activator 1A, which produces MSFLFSSRSSKTFKPKKNIPEGSHQYELLKHAEATLGSGNLRQAVMLPEGEDLNEWIAVNTVDFFNQINMLYGTITEFCTEASCPVMSAGPRYEYHWADGTNIKKPIKCSAPKYIDYLMTWVQDQLDDETLFPSKIGVPFPKNFMSVAKTILKRLFRVYAHIYHQHFDSVMQLQEEAHLNTSFKHFIFFVQEFNLIDRRELAPLQELIEKLGSKDR; this is translated from the exons ATGAGCTTCCTCTT CAGTAGCCGTTCTTCTAAAACATTCAAGCCAAAGAAGAATATTCCTGAAGGCTCTCACCAGTATGAACTCTTAAAACACGCAGAAGCAACTCTAGGAAGTGGGAATCTAAGACAGGCTGTTATGTTGCCAGAGGGAGAAGACCTCAATGAGTGGATTGCTGTTAATA CTGTGGATTTCTTCAATCAGATTAACATGTTGTATGGAACTATTACAGAATTCTGCACTGAAGCAAGCTGTCCAGTCATGTCTGCAGGTCCCAG ATATGAATATCATTGGGCAGATGGTACTAATATTAAAAAGCCAATCAAATGTTCTGCACCAAAATACATTGACTATCTGATGACTTGGGTTCAGGATCAGCTTGATGATGAAACTCTTTTTCCTTCTAAGATTG GTGTCCCATTTCCCAAAAACTTTATGTCTGTGGCAAAGACCATTCTAAAGCGTCTGTTCAGGGTTTATGCCCATATTTATCATCAGCACTTTGATTCTGTGATGCAGCTGCAAGAGGAGGCCCACCTCAACACCTCCTTTAagcactttattttctttgttcag gAGTTTAATCTGATTGATAGGCGTGAGTTGGCACCTCTTCAGGAATTAATTGAGAAGCTTGGCTCGAAAGACAGATAA